DNA from Terriglobales bacterium:
AAAAACCCTCTTCAAACGTCGGCGGACGCAGCTTCGACGACATGCGCCGCATAATGTCTTCCGAGACCATGCGCTCGCGTTTGCGGTTGCGCTCCAGGCAGACCTCGACCGGCACGTCGAAAAACACGGCCTGCACCTCGTAGCCGAGTTGGCGCGCCATCTGGATCCATTGCCGGCGCTCATGCGGAGAGAGATTGGTGGCATCCACGTAGTTCCACGGCATGCGCGCGATCAGGCGGGCGCGCAAGAGCGAGCGCAGGGTTGAGAACACCAGGCTCTGATAGCGCTGCTCGGTAATGTCATCGAAAAGGATGGTGCGCAGCATATCGCTCGAAAGCGGGGTGACACCACGCCGCTTGAACCAGGTGGTTTTGCCCGATCCGGGTAATCCGATGGCCAAGACAACTACGCCCTTAAGAGCGCGGGGGGCCTTTTGCGGCGGACGTCCCGTAGCCTGCCCTGGCGGCGCGGGCGGCAGCATAGGCTCC
Protein-coding regions in this window:
- a CDS encoding ATP-binding protein, with product MGKWNRFRRSKKKPASPAAQDSESTGRVGQPLGPGQSAIQPSYLQDDDPQDTGAAREEHEPDIHRPESDIHRRKYHMETQPEEPMLPPAPPGQATGRPPQKAPRALKGVVVLAIGLPGSGKTTWFKRRGVTPLSSDMLRTILFDDITEQRYQSLVFSTLRSLLRARLIARMPWNYVDATNLSPHERRQWIQMARQLGYEVQAVFFDVPVEVCLERNRKRERMVSEDIMRRMSSKLRPPTFEEGFSKIVVVRVKSKEGSGEAVEGEI